The Polyangium aurulentum genomic interval CGAGCAGGTGCCCGAACGAGCCCCTCGCGAGCTCGTCCCACGCCGCAAGCAGCTCGCGCTCCGCAGGCTCGCCGCTCTTCGAGAAATCTCCCGCCACCGCCACCGCCAGCGCGATGCCCTCCCGCGCGCTCGGCCGCGCCGCCGCGCCGATCGCCGTCGCCGCCGCCAAAAGGCCCCGCGCCCCCCGCGCAAGCTCCCCCTCGAACGGCCCCAGCGCGAACGCCTTCGCCGGCGCCGCGCCGAAACGCCCGGCCAGCGAGCGAAGCGGATCCTCGGCGAGCGCAGCCGGCGAGCGCTTGAGCTTGCCCATCGCGTAGAGCGTCGCCACCCGCACCGGGCCGCGCGAGACGCTGCCTCCTTGCTGAAAGCACACGACATCCGGGCCGATCGCCGCGAACGCGTGCAAGGCGGTGCCGATCTTGCCCGACACGCGCACGACGTCGGGCCGATCCACCGAGCGGCGCTCCGAGCTCGTCAACCGGCGCCGGAAAGCGCGCTCGATGGCCACCGCGTCCCCGCCGTGCCGCACGACGTACGCCGACACGTCGCCCTCCTCGGCCGCGTACGAGGCGACGATCGCCTCGGGGATCTGCCGCAGATCGAGGCCCGTCGAGGCGGCGAAGGCGGCGAAGCGATCCTCGGGCACGATGGTGCCGATCGGCGGGATGAGCCAGGGGATCGAGGCGATCTCGCGCGGCCTGGCGAGGATCAGCCACTTCAGGCCCGCGAGCGGCAGCAGGGCGTCGAGGCGAGAGGTCGCGAGCTTCGGCAGGCTCGGTTGCCGCGGCGGGGAGGGCGGGCGCTCGGAGCCGCCGCAGCCGGATACGAGGCCGCCGAGCGACGCGAGGACGGCGCCGAGGAAGGCGCGCCGGCCGGGCATGGGCCTCTCAGCCGACCACGAGGCGGGCGAACTTGCGGTTCTTCGAGCCGACGCGGACAAGATAGGTTTGCCCCTTCTGGAGCTTGAGCTGATCGTCCTTCACCTGCTCGCCCTCGAGGTGCACCGCGCCGCTCTTGACGAGCCGCGCCGCCTCCGACGTCGACTTCGCGAGGCCCGCGACCGAGAGCGCCTTCGCGATCCAGAGCGTGTCACCGTCGCACGGGACGCGGATCTCCTCGACGTCCGAGGGCACGCCGCCCGCGGCCACGTGCTTGCGCCGCTCGAGCGCCGCGTCGGCGGCCTCGGCCGAGTGGAAGCGCGTCACGATCTCGCGGGCGAACAGCGTGTTCACCTCGATGATGTTGCGGCGGCCTTCCTTCACGTCGCTCTGGAGCGAGGCGATCTCCTCGGTCGAGCGCTGGCTGAGCAGCTCCATGTACCGCCAGACGACGCCGTCCTCGAGGAGCATGAGCTTCTGGAGCTGCTCGAAGGGCGACTCGTCGATGCCGACGTAGTTGTTCGCGCTCTTCGACATCTTCGGGCCCACGACCTTGCCATCCTCGACGCGCGCGTTGGTGCCCTCGAGGATCGGCGTGGTCATCACGATCTGCGCCCTCTTGCCGTAGCGCGGCATGAGATCGCGGCCGACGAGCAGGTTGAAGAGCTGGTCGGTCCCGCCGAGCTCGACGTCGCACTCGAGCACGACCGAGTCGTAGGCCTGCAGGAGCGGGTAGAGGAACTCGTGGATGAAGATCGGCCGCTGCTCTTGGAAGCGCTTGGAGAAGTCGTCGCGCTCGAGCATGCGGGCGACGGTGTGCTTGGCGGTGAGCTCGACCATCTCCGTGATCGAGAGCTTGCCGAGCCACTCGCTGTTGTAGCGGACCTCGGTGAGCGACTTGTCGAGGATCTTGAAGGCCTGGGCCTGGTACGTCTCGGCCGCGGCGCGGACATCCTCGGGGTTGAGGCGCGGGCGCAGCTCGTTGCGTCCGGTCGGGTCGCCGACCATGGCCGTCACGTCGCCGACGAGGAAGATGACCTTGTGCCCGAGCTCCTGGAACTGACGCATCTTCTGCATCAGCACGGTGTGGCCGAGGTGAAGATCGGGTCGCGTGGGATCGAAGCCGGCCTTGATGCGCAGCGGGCGACCCTCTTTGAGGCGCTCCTCGAGGTCGGCGCGGACATGGAAGTCGACGACGCCGCGGCACAACGTCTCCACCTGACGCTCTGCAGAAAGCATGAGGGGGACTTTGCCGGACGGCGGGCCGGGCGCAAGCGTCACGGGACCGTGACGAGCTATTCGTCCTCGTCGTCCTCGATGTCGTCGTCGTCGTCGCCGCCGTCGACGTCGCCGGTGATGGCGAACTCGCGGCTGTTGTTGACCAGCTCCTTCAGCTCCTTGCCGACCTTGAAGAACGGCAGCCGCTTGGCGGGCACCGGCACGGGCTGACCCGTGCGCGGATTGCGCCCGCTGTAGGGCTTGTACGGACGGACCGTGAAGCTGCCGAAGCCGCGTATCTCGATGCCTTCACCGCGCTGGAGCGCCTCGGTCATGGCGTCGAAGATGCAGTTGACCACCAGCTCTGCGCGAGCCTTGGTGAGCTCGCCACGTCCCGCGATCGCGTCGATGAGCTCGCTCTTCGTCATGTCACACCCCGTGAGGTGATGCCCAAGCGATTTCCCCCCCGCCCTCGCCGCCGGGGATCCGGCGACGATATTGGCAAGTTATGAAACGCTCCCACGTGGTCGACGCCGAGGTCAATGATTTTCATGCCCTACGACCTCGATACGATCGAGCGCGACATCGCCCGACATACCCGGTGCACTCGGTCCACGCACCACCGTCATGGATATCACACGCGCTGAGGGCGGCACCTCTTGCGCGGAGAGCGTGAAACAGCGCGGAACGCCGGGGACGCCGGGGTCGGGGGAGGGCGCGGACGGCCAGACGCGCGCGGGTTCGTCGTCGATGTGCAGGAGGACCTCGAAGGTGGCGGGGCCTGTGAGCGCGAGGCGCGGAGCGATCGAGCGGCCCGCGAGCGGTGGCGCGGGGAGCGAGACGGTCACGCGGGCGGGCGCGCCGGGTTCGGCCGGGTGAATGACGAGCCAGCGACCGGCGGAGGCGCAGGTGCCGCTCGCGTACGCGGAGAGGGCGAAGCCGCGGTCCTGCGCGAGCGGAGGCCAGAGCGATTCGCCTTCGATGACGAGCGGTGCTTGGAGGTCAAAGGAATGCGGGAGGAGCTGGACCTCGGCCCTCTGCGCGCCGTCGGGGCCAATGGGAAAGACGTAGCGATAGGCGGGCGGTCGCCCGCGGGCCTCCCAGGCGATGCGATCGAGCGCGTCGCCGTGCAGGCGCGCGAAGTCGATTCGCTTGGGATCCCATGCATTGCGGTCGCGGGGCCCCGGGTCGAAGGCGAGGTTGAAGCCGTGGTCGGTATCGAGGAAGACGAGCGAGCGAGGCGGAAGGCTCGCAATGCGCGCGGGCTCGAACATCGGCAGGCCGCCCTCGCGATCGCGCAGGGCGGCGTGATCGAAGCCTGCGCGGAACGCAAAGCCCGCCGGGACGAGCGCGACGAGCAGGCCGAGGGCGTGGGTTTTTCGGGGCTCCTTCGCGCGCGAGACGAGGCGCGCTGCCGCGAGGGAGGCGAGGACGAGCTCGAGGGGCAGCACGTCGGCGTAGAAGCGCGCGCCGCCGCCGGGGTAGTTGCCGTCGAAGTAAAAGGGGACGTAGGCGGCGATCTGCGCGAGGACGCCGAGGGCGAGCAAGCGGGCGCGGCGCTCGCGGAAGGCGAGGGCTGCGCCGAGGACGACCAGGGCGATGAAGGGCTCGGCGTTGCCCGCGTCGACGAGGTGCTGCTTGAGCCTGCGGAGCGTGGTGGCCGTGGCGGCGAAGGCGCCGTAGCCGTGCGGGAGGTTGTGGCGGACGAAGTCGCCGTGCTCGCCGAGGCATCCGACACCCGCGCCGAAGCCGTATCGAAAGCAGCCGGGAGGGCCATCCGAGACGGCGTAGTAAAGCTCCTGCGAGGAGGCGAAGAACGCTCCCGTGGCGGCGCGCTGGTGCGCGACGAAGAGCGCGAGGCCGGGCAGGGCGAACGCCGCGACGACGCCGAGGGCGCCGATGCGTGCACGGAGAGACGCACGCGCGCCGAGCAGGGCGAGGGCAACGACGAGCGCGAGCGCGAGCGCGGAGACGGGGCGGGTCGCGAGGAGCCAGCCGGCGCAAAGGCCCGCGGCGAGGGCGGGGAGGCGGCCATGCTGCCCGCGTTCGAGCGCGGTTTGGCAGGAGAGCGCGAACGTGAGGGCAGCCGTGAACAGGAGCGCGGCGAGCCCGTGCGACATGGTGTCGGCCGTGTGGTAGCGCAGCGCGGCACAGCCGACGGAGAGGAGCACGGCGAGGCGTGGGATGGAGAACAGTTCGTTTGAGGACGAACGATCCTCCGTGACGCGCCGCGCGAGCGCGTAGGTGGCGACGGTGATCGCGGCGCCGAGGATGGGCCCGACGAGCAGCGGCGCGCCGACGAGGAAGCCGAGCGCGAGGAGCGCGGGGTAGCCTGGCGGGAAGATCACCGCGGCGTGGGGGCCGTCGGGGCCGTCGGTGCGGACGAGGAAGCGGCCGAGGGTGGAAGCCGTAGGCTCGTCGAGCGGGAAGGCGAGGTGGCCGCGGGCGATGGCGCGCGCTTCGAGCCAGTAGCTCGTGGCGTCGATGATGCGCGGACCGCCGCGCAGATACGCCGCGACGTACGCCGCCGAGAGAAGGGCGGCGGCGAGGGCAGAGAGGCCGACGAAGAGCCGCTCGCGCTTGCCGGGGCGCAGGATGCGCGGGGCGAGCAGGAAGGCGGCGAGCGCCAGGGCGAGCGCGAGGAGCTGCGCGGGATCGCGGGGAATGCCGACGCGCACGGCCCGCCCGGTGCCTCTCTAGCCGCCGGGCTGCTGGGCCATGCTCGAGCCCGCGCCGCCCTCGAGGATCCACACGTGGTAGCTCATCCACTCGCCATCGACCGCGGTCAGGGTGAGGGTGAAGCGCTCGGGGAGATCGGCCGGCAGGTCGAAGGTGGGCTCGATCCACGTCGACTCGGGGCGCGCGACGATGCGGCCGAGGAGGCGGCCATCGGCGCGCACCTCGGCGGCCGCGGGGCGCGAGGCGACGGTGCGCACGACGAGCCTCGCCGGTCCCCTCGGCGCGCGCATGACGGCCTTCTCGGAGGCGCCGCTCGGGATGACGCGGCCGGCGTCGAACAGCTCGCGGATGCGCTGTCCAGGCTCGGGCAGAACACGGAACGCGACGAAGCCCATGCCGGGGCGAGGGAAGGCGTAGTCGTGCGCCTTCTCGCTGATGAGGTCGGCGACGTCGAGCTCGTCGATCACGCGCTCGCCCTCGCGCAACGTGCGGGGGTGGCCCGCGCGATCGAGGGCGCTCCAGTCGGCCTTGTAGATGACCTTCTCGGCGCCGCCGCAGATCACGTTGCCGACGACGGGCACGGAGACGAGGCGCTTGCCGAACATGGCGGGCAGGTCGCCCCACCAGGTCGGATAGATGGCCATCACGTCGGGCCGATCTTCGGGGGCGATGCGCTCGATGAGCTCGATCGAGGCGCCGAGCCCGTGCACGCCCGCGCGCGCGAAGGGCAGGTCGTGGTAGCCGCCGAGCCCGATGATGTCGAGGCCCGGCATGTCGGAGGCGTAGAGCAGCGCGCCCGCGTCGCCGACGAGCACGCGGCGCGCCTTGAGCCCCGCGAGCACCTTGCCCGCGACGACGTGCTGATCGCGGATGTTGCGGCTCGCGCGACCGAAGAACCAGATCTGATCGCGCATGTTGGGCGCCTGGTGCACCCAGTAGACGACGGCGAAGGCGCAGGCGAGGGCGACGCGGCCGATCCACAGGCCTCGCGCGCGGCGCGTGACGAGCTGCGCCGTGGGCGCGGCGAGCACGGCGAGGCCCATGGCGGCGAGGACGAAGAGCCACGCGACGGCGCTCATCGTGTAGCGCTCGTTCTGCCAGCGGACCTGACCGTTCAGCGAGACGAGGAGCAGCCAGCCCACGACCTGCGACCAGAGCAGGAGCGCGGACGCGCGTGTCTTCGGCGAAGCGAGCGGGACGAGCGCCACGAGCGGCACGAGCCAGCCCCACGGGATCGCGTCGGCGAAGTGGTGCTGGGTGTTGCGCAGCACGACGTACTTCAGGTGGAAGAGCCACTCGTCGAGCTTCTGCTCGCCCGTCATGTAGGGGTTGTTGAGCGCGAGCTTGACGATCGCGCCGCTCGCAGCCCACTCGCCCGTGAAGACGCGGTTTGCGACGGCCTGGGCGAGCGCTGTGACGGCGCCCGGGACACCCACGCGCAGGAGCGTGGCGACGGCCGCTCGAGAGCCGAAGGAGCGGCGCGCCGCGAGGGCCGCGTAGATGGCGAACGCGGCGATGTTCACGACCGACTCGGGGCGCGTCGCGTAGAGCAGCACGCCGGCGCCGCCTGCGATCCAGCCGTAGCGACGCACGGCGTGCGCGTCGCTCGAGCGCGCGACGAGCACGAGCGTGGGCAGGAGCATGACGGCCCAGACGCCGAGGTGAAACGCGTTCTCCATGCCGCTGAAGAGCGACCAGTCGAGCGCGCCGAGCGACATCACCGCGGGCGGCACGAGGTACTTCGCCCAGCGACCGAGCGGCTCGAGCATGCGCCCGCACACGACGAGGAAGACGAGGGTCGACACGCACGCGACGAACGCGGCCCAGGCCATCAGATCGAGGCTGCGAAAGCCCGCGAAGTAGCCGACGGCGAGCGTGAACGGGTAGAGCAGGCTGGTGTTGCCGCTCGAGAACCCGTTGCCCTCCGACCACTCGAAGGGAAAGCCGCGCGCCGTGGCGCGGGCGTAGTCGAAGTGGATGAAGACGTCGTCGAGCGGCGCCGACCACGATCCGCGCGTCTGCAGGTGCAGGTAGCCGTAGAAGAGGCTCGCCGCGTAGAGCACGCAGCCGGAGGCGAAGACCGGAAAGAGCGCCCGATCGATCGCGGGCCAGCGGGCGGCCAGGCGATCGAGGAGCCCGGAAGGTCGGGCGGGATCGGTCTTGGCCTCGCGCGCGGGGGTGGGGGACACGGCGGGCTTCTTATTACACGACCCGGGCCTCCGCAGCGCTCTTCGCACGGCAGGAGGGTTGGGCTCGGAACACCCTTTCCCGGAGATCCCGAGGACCCTGCGTTGACCCGTACCGCTCGCCCCGGTAGAAAAGGACCGCGTAGCGCGTCGCGGACGACGCGGCCGCCGAACGGATTGCCATGCGTTGGTTCGTGGAAATCTCCTCCCTCGGAGCCGGCGGCTCCGCGCCCCCACCCGTGACGCTGTGCGTGGAGGCGCCGCAGTGGCAGCCCGCTCTCCAGAAAGCCCGCGTGCTGCGCGGCGACGAGGGGGCGCTCAGCAACTTCTCGATCGAGCTGCTCGACGACGGATACCGCGCCATCGACCCTTCCAAGCGCCTGCGCTACGTCGTGCGCAAGGCGCCCGCCGACACGCCCCTGTCGCCGGGGGCGAGCGCCGCGGCGGCGCCCAAGGCACCTGACGCCGGGGCGAAGAAGCCGCGCGTGGGCGCGGAGACGGCGGAGCTGACCTCGACGGGTCGCGTGATCGCGCCGGAGCCGAAGGCCGTGAGCGCGGCCGCGCTGAAGGCGGCCAAGTCGCCCGCCGAGGCCCCGGCGCCGGGGGTCGAGCAGCCGAAGAATCCGCAGCTCGGGCAGACGGTCTCCTTCAGCTCGAGCGGGTCGGCGGCGGTGCGCGCCGAGGCCGAGGCGCTCGCGAAGAACAAGACGCCGGCCCCGCCGCGCCCCGTGAGCAGCCCGAGCAACGCGAGCGTGGCCGCCCCGAGCGCGCCGCCCGTGCCGAGCTACCGCGTGCTGTCGAGCCGCGAGGAGAACCCCACCGAGCGCGCGCCGCTCACCTACCGCGAGTACGTGTACGTGGTCCCGGAGGGCACGTCCGAGGAGTCGGCGAGGCGGCTTCTGCTCGAGCGCTTCGAGGGCGTTCGCACGAGCCTGCAGAGCGCGCCGACGGGCAAGCTCGTGAACCTCGCCGTCTTCGATCACGCGTTTCAGGGGCGACCGCAGCGCCGTCCGATCGTCACCCTCACGTGGAAGGACTGGCGCGGCGAGCCCGAGGTGACCTTCCCGGGTCGCCCGGCGGGATACGTGCCGCAAGCGGCCCCCGTGCAGTCCGCGCCCGCCGCGACGTCGGCGCCCACGACGTCGGCGCCCACGACGTCGTCACCGCCCGCGACGGCGGTGCCCTCCACGGCGAAGTCCGCGACGTACTCGGCCCCCGCGCCGAAGCCCGCTGCGCCTGCTGCGCCGAAGCCCGCTGCGCCTGCTGCGCCCGCCGCACCGAAGGCGGCTGCGCCCGCTGCACCGAAGGCGGCTGCGCCTGCTGCACCAAAGCCCGCTGCGCCTCCAGCAGCGGCCCCGGCGGCTGCCGCGAAGCCTGCCTCCCTGCGCCCCCCCAAGCCGCGCGCCACGGGCGAAGAGCTGCTCACCGAGCTGTTCGAGGCCTGCGCCGACCTCGGGTTCTTGAGCGACCCGCTCGAGGGCGCCGACTTCGTCCTCGCGCTGGCGATGGAGAAGATCCCGAGCGAGCTTTGCCTCGTGTCGCTCTTCGACATCGACAAGAAGGAGTTCTTCGTCGTCCGCCAGTCCGGCGGCAAGACCCAGTGCCTCGGCGCCACGCTCTCCGAGAAGTCGGGCCTCGCCCAGGCCGCGATGCGCGCGAAACGCGCCGTCGTGATCCCCGACGCCGTGCGCGATCCGCGCGCGACCGATGCGCGCTGGAAGGCGATCGGCATCGAGCCGAAGAGCATCGCCTGCGCCCCCGTCGAGGCGGGCGGGCGCTATCTCGGGCTCATCGAGCTGGTCAACCCCGAGGGCGCCAGCCGCTACGGCGCCTCCGAGGAGAACGCGCTCACGTACATCGGCCAGCAGCTCGCCGAGTTCCTCGCCGGCCAGAGCGCGCCGGTCGATCGCGCAAAGCTCCTCGCCTCGGCGAGCAAGGAAGCGCGCTAGGCGCGCGGGGGAACCATGGCGCGGCGCAGACTGCGCGAGAGGCTGCTCTACTTCGCGCTCGTCCCGGCGATCGTGATCGCCGTGCTCCTGCTCGGCGGCATCGCGCTGCGCACGACGCTCCAGATCGAGAAGGCGCGCCAGCAGACCGTGTTCGACGCGACGCTCACGCTCGCCGACGAGCGCGTCGACAAGCTCGACAAGCTGATCATCGGGCAGGACAACGTCGTCGCCGCGCACGTCGACCTCGCGAGCCTGACCACGATCGCGCGGCGCTGGCTGCCCACGGCCACGCGCGAGACGCCGACGGTGCGCGCGATCCTGGTGCTCGACATGAGCCACCCCGAGCACGACGTGCTCGCCTTCGCCTCGCGCGCGCCCGGACGCGAGGACGACGTCTTTCGAAGGCTCTTGCTCGGCAAGCTCTTCCAGCACCTGAACTTCGAGGGCGACACGAACGAGCTGCGACACCTGCACCAGGTGATCGATCGACAGAGCATCCTGATCAGCTACTGGCAGCGCACGTATCAGGATCGCCAGTACCTCGTGGTCGCCTGGCACGACGTGCCGCGCCTCGTGCACGAGATCTTCCCGCGCCTGTACCGCGACGTCGATCGCAACAGCCGCATGAACGTGATCGACGAGGATGGCCGCATCGTCTTCGGCCCGCCGATCAAGGGCGGCGAGTTCACCGTGGGCCGGCCCTTCCCCACCACGCTCTACAACTGGCGGATGCAGATCGCGCTGACCAGCGCCGATGAGCTCGGGCAGAAGGTCGAGCGCCAGCGCCTGCTCGAGCTGGCCATGGTCGGCTTCGCCGCGGTCGTGGTGCTCGTGGGCGTGACCATCGTGATCATGGCCTCGATCAAGGAGCGCAGGCTGGCCGCGCTGAAGAGCGACTTCGTGGCCAACGTCTCGCACGAGCTGAAGACGCCCCTGTCGCTCGTGCGCATGTTCGGCGAGATCCTCCTCGCCGACCGCGTCTCGAGCGACGACAAGCGCAGGCAGTACCTGCAGATCATCGTGAGCGAGAGCGAGCGGCTCACGGCGCTGATCGAGAACGTGCTCGACTTCGCCAAGGTCGAGCGCGGCAAAGCCGCCTACGAGTTCGCCCCCGGCAGGCTCGAGGACGTGGTGGCGCGCGCGGTCGACGTCTACCGCTACCGCGCCGAGCGCGACGGCATCGCCGTGCACCTCGTCACCGACGGCCAGCTCCCGAGCGCGATGCTCGACGCGAGGGCGATGGAGCTCGCGGTCATCAACCTTCTCGACAACGCGTTCAAGTACGCCCGCGAGGGCGAGCGGGTCGACGTCGAGGTCACCTCCGACGGAGGGGGCGTGATCGTGCGCGTCATCGATCGCGGCCCGGGCATCGAGCCCGACGAGCAGGAGCGGATCTTCGAGCGGTTCGTGCGTGGCAGGCGCGCGGGCGAGCAGCGCGTGCGTGGCAGCGGCATCGGGCTCGCGCTCGTCAAGCACATCGCCGAGAGCCACGGCGGCAGCATCACGGTGAAGAGCCCGATCACCGACGACGAGCGAGGCAGCGCGTTCATCCTGCGCGTGCCCGCGCTGCGCAACGGCGAGGGCGCAGCGACCGCGCCCGCGCAGCAAGCGGCGTCGACCGTCTAGCGCCCGCTCAGGCCGAGCTGGTGCGCTGCTCCTGCCGCGCTTCCTCCTCGGATAAGCGCACGCGACGGCGGATGCGCTCGACGACCCCCGCGGTCCAGTCGCACAGCTCCTCGCGACCCGCGCAGGGCGGGATCGCTTCGATGGCCGACTGCACGAGCTGCTCGAAGAGCTGCGTCGAGGCGCCGAGCCCGAGGTCGCAAGCGACGTTCGGCCGCCCGAGCACCCCGTCGCGCCCCACGGGCTTGCCGGCGCTCGCGGGGTCGCTCAGCACGTCGAGCAGGTCGTCGGCCACCTGGTACGCCTCGCCGATGCGCTGGCCGAACACGCGCCACGCCTCGGCCCTTTCGGCGTCCGCGCCCGCCGAGATGGCGCCCGAGAGCGCCGCCGCCTCGAACAGCGCGCCCGTCTTCGCGCGGCGGTAGAGGGTGGTGGGGATGGAGGGCTCGCTCTCCCAGCCCTGACCCGCGATGATGCCGTAGGGCATCCCGACCCCTCGCGCGAGCGTCGTGACGAGCCTGCCGAGACGCGCGGGGGCCGCCGTGGCCGAGCGGGCGAGGACCTCGAAGGCGAGGACGATGAGCTGATCGCCTGCCAGGACAGCGAGCGGCTCGCCGAACGCGCGGTGTGTCGAAGGTTGTCCGCGCCGCGTCGTGGCCGCATCGAAGCAGGGCAGGTCATCGTGGACGAGCGACGCGCAGTGGATGAGCTCCACGGCCACGGCGGCCCCGTCCGCGAGCCCGGGGACGTCCTCGCCGACCGCGCTCGCGACGCGGAGGCAGAGTTGCGGGCGGATGCGAGCGCCTGCCGGGAAGACCGAGTGGTAGACCGCAGCGGCCAGGCGGGGAGGTGCGCCTGGGGCGCACATGGGATCGAGGGCTGCGCGCAGAGCGCGCTCGACGCGGAAGGCGAGATCCATGCGTGGCCAATCTCCCTGCTCGTAGAAGCCTTGTCAACAGTTTGTGTTGGGTTTGGTGAACAAACTCTAGACAAGCGTTGATCGGTGGGGTAGAGCCTGGGTCATGGGGAATGCGACGAGTCGGGCCGTGGTCATCGGCGCTGGCGTGGGCGGGCTCGTGTCCGCGGTGGAACTCGCGCGCCGGGGCGTCGAGGTCGTGGTGCTCGAGCGCGCTCCCCAGGTCGGCGGCAAGATGCGACAGGTCGGTGTGGCCGGTCGCTCCATTGACGCTGGTCCCACTGTACTGACGATGCGCTGGGTATTCGAGGAGATCTTCGGCGCGGCCGGTGTTTCTCTCGACGAGGCGCTCCAATTACGTCCCGCCGACGTGCTCGCGCGCCATTCGTGGGGCGAGGGCCCGACGCTCGATCTGTATGCCGACCTCGAGCGCTCCGTCGAGGCCATACGCGCGTTCGCAGGCCCCGCCGAGGCCGAAGGATACAGGCGTTTCTGCGCCTACGCGCAGCGCATCAACGACACGGTTCAAAAGCCTTTCATGCGCTCGGAGCGCCCGTCGCTCGCGATGGCCATGGCGGCGTTCGGCACCCTGGGCCTATCGGGGCTGTTGCACATCGACGGACACCGGACGCTGTGGAAGGCGCTCGGCGATTTCTTCCAGGACGCTCGGCTGCGGCAGCTCTTCGGTCGTTATGCGACGTATTGCGGCTCCTCGCCGTTCCTCGCGCCGGCCACGCTGAACGTGATCGCCCACGTCGAGCGCGAGGGCGTCTATCTCGTCGAGGGCGGGATGTACCGCGTCGCCGAGGCCCTCGTCGCGCTGGCCAAGCGGCTCGGGGTGACGATTCGCTGCGGCGAGCACGTCCAGGAGGTGCTCGTCTCGGGCGGCCGCGCCGCGGGCGTGAAGCTGGGTTCGGGCGAGCGCATTCATGCCGATGTGGTCGTCCACAACGGCGACCCCTCCGCGCTCGCCGGCGGCCTCCTGGGAGGCCCCGCCAAGCGCGCGACGTCCCCGACGACACCGCGCTCGCTTTCGGCGATGACGTGGACCTTCGTGGCCGAGGGTCGAGGATTTCCGCTCGTCCGGCACAATGTCTTCTTCTCGCGCGATTACGTCGAGGAGTTCCGGGATCTCTTCGACCGCTCGGCATTGCCGGCCGAGCCCACCGTGTACGTCTGCGCGCAGGACCGCGACGATCGGGGCGTCCCGCCGGGCGGGCCCGAGCGATTCCTCGTGCTCGTCAATGCCCCGGCGACTGGCGACCAAAGGCCCCTTTCCAACTCGGAGATTCAGCGATGCGAAAAGGCCGCGTTCTCGCTCTTGAACCGCGCGGGATTGAGCTTTCCCCCGTTCCCCGCGCCCCCCGTCGTGACGACGCCGAGCGATTTCGACCGCATGTTCCCGGCGACGGGGGGGGCTCTCTACGGGCCGGCATCGCACGGCTGGAGGAGCCCCTTCGCGAGGTCGGGCTCGCGCACGAAGATCCCGGGCTTGTTCCTGGCGGGTGGGGGCGTCCATCCGGGGGCGGGCGTGCCGATGGCGGCCTTGAGCGGGCGCCTGGCCGCGACAGCCGCGCTCGAGGACCTCACTTCGACGAGCCGATCGAGCGTAACGGCTACGCCTGGTGGTATGTAGATGCATTGAGCGACGACGGGCAGTCGGGGATCACCATCATCGGCCTCGTGGGGAGCGTCTTTTCTCCCTTCTATGCCGCCGCCCGCAAGCGCGGCCTCGCCGATCCGCTCGCCCATTGCTCGATGAACGTCGCCATCTACGGCCGGCAGCGCGACGCCTGGGCCTTCACCGAGCGCGGCGGCACCGACGTGCGGCGCTATCGCACCGCGCTCGTCATCGGGCCAAGCTCGATGGAATGGGAGCGCGACGCGCTCACCGTCCGCTTCGAGGAGCGCTCGGCCCCGTGGCCGTCGCGCATCTCGGGCTCGGTGCGCATCCTGCCGACGGCGCTCGCCGACGCGCAGTTCACGCTCGATTCGCAGGGCCGGCATCGCTGGGGCCCCATCGCCCCGTTCGCCCGCGCCGAGGTCGACATCCGTCATCCCGAGGTCACGCGCTGGAGCGGCACGGCGTACCTCGACAGCAATGCGGGCGACGAGCCGCTCGAGGACGCGTTCACGGGCTGGAGCTGGGCCCGCGCCAGCGCCCGCGGCCGGACGGTCGTCACCTATGACACGCTCCGCCGCGACGGCTCGAGGCAATGCATTGCGCAATCCTTCGACGAGCATGGTCGCTCGGCGGCCGTGGGTCCCTTCGCCGAGCGGCGGGTCGAGCGCACGCTCTGGGGCATGGACAGGCCGGTGCACGTCGATCCGGGCACGAGCCCGCGTCTGCTCCGCACGCTCGAGGACACGCCGTTCTACGCCCGCTCCGAGATCGCCGGCACCTTCCTCGGCGAGCGCGCCCGGGGCGTGCACGAGGCGCTCTCGCTCGATCGATTCCGCAGCCGCGTGGTCCAGTACATGC includes:
- the crtD gene encoding 1-hydroxycarotenoid 3,4-desaturase CrtD, with protein sequence MGNATSRAVVIGAGVGGLVSAVELARRGVEVVVLERAPQVGGKMRQVGVAGRSIDAGPTVLTMRWVFEEIFGAAGVSLDEALQLRPADVLARHSWGEGPTLDLYADLERSVEAIRAFAGPAEAEGYRRFCAYAQRINDTVQKPFMRSERPSLAMAMAAFGTLGLSGLLHIDGHRTLWKALGDFFQDARLRQLFGRYATYCGSSPFLAPATLNVIAHVEREGVYLVEGGMYRVAEALVALAKRLGVTIRCGEHVQEVLVSGGRAAGVKLGSGERIHADVVVHNGDPSALAGGLLGGPAKRATSPTTPRSLSAMTWTFVAEGRGFPLVRHNVFFSRDYVEEFRDLFDRSALPAEPTVYVCAQDRDDRGVPPGGPERFLVLVNAPATGDQRPLSNSEIQRCEKAAFSLLNRAGLSFPPFPAPPVVTTPSDFDRMFPATGGALYGPASHGWRSPFARSGSRTKIPGLFLAGGGVHPGAGVPMAALSGRLAATAALEDLTSTSRSSVTATPGGM
- a CDS encoding carotenoid 1,2-hydratase, translated to MSDDGQSGITIIGLVGSVFSPFYAAARKRGLADPLAHCSMNVAIYGRQRDAWAFTERGGTDVRRYRTALVIGPSSMEWERDALTVRFEERSAPWPSRISGSVRILPTALADAQFTLDSQGRHRWGPIAPFARAEVDIRHPEVTRWSGTAYLDSNAGDEPLEDAFTGWSWARASARGRTVVTYDTLRRDGSRQCIAQSFDEHGRSAAVGPFAERRVERTLWGMDRPVHVDPGTSPRLLRTLEDTPFYARSEIAGTFLGERARGVHEALSLDRFRSRVVQYMLPYRMRRA